Part of the Candidatus Angelobacter sp. genome, CCTTCAAGCAGCAGGTCGGAACGGATTTGAATGTGGAAGTGCGTTTAAGGAAATGGTATTAACGGCAGCACCCGGTCAACTCATCCCACTATGACCCCATCAATCCTTTTTCAAAACCGGCGGCGCTTCGTCCGCACTCTCGGCCTGGGCGCCGCGCTGTTCACGGTTCCCGGTCTGTTTGCCGAAGAACTCATGCGCACGCCCCGTCAGACGGAAGGCCCGTTCTACCCGGACCATCTGCCGCTCGACACCGACAACGATCTCATCATCGTCAATGATGGCGCCACTCCGGCCCTCGGCGACATCACTCATCTCAGCGGACGCATCCTTGACGCGCGCGGCGAGCCGATCCGCAACGCGCTCGTGGAGATCTGGCAGGTGGACAGCAAGGGCGTGTATCTGCACAGCCGTAGTAATGATCACAACCAGCGCGACCAAAATTTCCAGGGCTTCGGACGTTTCCTCACCGGCACCACGGGCGAATATTACTTCCGCACCATCAAGCCCGTTCCGTATCCGGGCCGGACGCCTCACATACACTTTGCGTTGAAAATGAAAGGGCGCGAGAAGTGGACGACGCAATGCTACATCAAGGGCGAACCGCTGAACGAGAAGGACGGCGTTTACAAGGGCATCCAGGATCCAAAGGCGCGCGCCGCGGTCACGATAGACTTTGCGCCCATCAAAGGTTCGAAGATCGGTGAGCTCGCCGCCCGGTTCGATATCGTCATGGGCTTCACTCCGGCCGTGTGATGAATAAAATCTTCAACCCGATCCTGCTCGGTCTCCTGGCAATTCTGGCGGTCGCTGCCGGCGGCGAAGCTCCGCCGGCCCGTGGGTCCGGCGAGACTGACGGCGCGGCGACCATCATTCACCGCGCGGATGTGCTCCGCGACCGCGGCGCGAGCGGCAAACATCTGTGGCCTCTTTATTCGAGCGCGGAGGCGCGCCTGAACTACTTTGAGGTCACGCGCCGGTCTGCCCTTCATTTCCATCCGGATGGCGACCACCGCCTTTATGTTCTCGAAGGCAGTGTGGTCGTCAACGCCGGCACCAACACGACCATTGCCACCGTCGGTGATTTCATCGTGATCCCAAGGGGCGTGCGCCACAG contains:
- a CDS encoding protocatechuate 3,4-dioxygenase → MTPSILFQNRRRFVRTLGLGAALFTVPGLFAEELMRTPRQTEGPFYPDHLPLDTDNDLIIVNDGATPALGDITHLSGRILDARGEPIRNALVEIWQVDSKGVYLHSRSNDHNQRDQNFQGFGRFLTGTTGEYYFRTIKPVPYPGRTPHIHFALKMKGREKWTTQCYIKGEPLNEKDGVYKGIQDPKARAAVTIDFAPIKGSKIGELAARFDIVMGFTPAV
- a CDS encoding cupin domain-containing protein produces the protein MNKIFNPILLGLLAILAVAAGGEAPPARGSGETDGAATIIHRADVLRDRGASGKHLWPLYSSAEARLNYFEVTRRSALHFHPDGDHRLYVLEGSVVVNAGTNTTIATVGDFIVIPRGVRHSYDVPAKGDRALLLTFDAPPYDPRKTVNLEEKTADK